TTTGCGGGTTTAGTAGTTTGCTAAATCGTTTAGCAAGTTCTGGCAATTCTTTTTCACTTAACGGCGTTTCAAGTTTATGTAAGTAGTTAATGCTGTGCGGGGTTACCCCTAATAAATGCTGAGCATTGTCTATTTCTACCACCATTAACCGCTCGCGCGAGCCAAGCGGTAAACTTCGTACTACTTTAAATTCTTCGCTATTGGCTAAATTTGGATTAAGCTTTCTTACAAAAAATGCCAGCACCACAATTAGCACTAGCACCATAACCAACGACAGCACCATAGACAAAATGTCAGCCGTTGGCGTGAGTGTATCTGCCTTTGTAAATACTGAGTTTGTTAAAGCAACAAGAGAACTCATCGTAATTTTTTGATCCGCTCTACCTGGCTTATAACGTCCGTTAAACGAATACCAAATTTATCATTTACTACAACCACTTCGCCATGAGCAATGAGCGTACCATTTACAAGTACATCTAATGGTTCACCTGCTACGCGGTCTAGCTCAACAACAGAGCCTTGGTTTAGCTGTAATAAATTACGGATATTTATTTTAGAACGCCCTACTTCCATAGAAATCGTCACAGGAATATCTAAAATTGTATCGAGTTTACGCTTTTCGTCACCGCTAAGCTCATGCTTAGCATCACTTAATTCATCAAGCTCAGCAACTTGCGCCTCTGCGCCTTCATCACCGCCTTCGGCTTCTGCTAGGGCTGCTGCCCATTCGTCCATTGTATCTTGATCATCGCTCATACTTTTAACCTTTTAATCAATTACCAGTCTAAGTCTACACCGTCAGAAAGGTGTAAATCATCTTCTAGTTCTGCTAATTCTGCATCTGAATCAATTTTCTTGCCGCCTTTGGTAAATACATGCAGCTCAGATTTAACTGAATCAGGGCGTTTAATTTTTTCACTAATTTGTAGCGCAACGTTATCGCGAGAGCGACCCATTTTAGCTCTAAATGTAGGTAACTCCTCAACAAATACCGTAATATGCTCTGGCATTTCTACCGGAATAATATCGCCCGCTTTAAGTTCCATTATCTGCTTGAGCGACAAGTCAACCTCAAGAAGCTGTGTTGATAAATCAACTTCAACATCCATAATTTCATCGCGCAACGCTTTGCTCCAACGCAAGTCGGTATCTTCTGTATCCGATTGCACACCCGCATCTAGCAGCTCTCTAATTGGCTCAAGCATTGAATACGGCAGAGCAATGTGAAAATCGCCACCACCACCATCTAATTCAATGTGAAAAGAGCTAATAACCACAACCTCAGTAGGGCTAACAATATTAGCCATTGCTGGGTTTACTTCTGAATCGAGGTATTCAAACGATACGTCCATAACCGGTGCCCATGCTTCTTTGTAATCTTCAAAGATAATTTTTAGTAGCATTTGCACAATTCGACGTTCGGTAGGTGTAAATTCGCGACCTTCAATTTTGGCATGGTAACGCCCGTCACCACCAAAAAAGTTATCTACCAAAATAAACACTAAACGTGCTTCCATGGTAATTAGGCCGGTGCCTTTTAGTGGTCTAAAACGCACCATATTTAAACTTGTAGGTACAAATAAGGTATGAATATATTCACCAAATTTAATCATTTGTACGCCATTAATCGACACCTCTGCGGTGCGGCGCATCATGTTAAATAAGCTTATTCGCATATGACGAGCAAACCGCTCGTTAACAATTTCCAGGGTCGGCATGCGACCACGCACGATCCGATCTTGCGAAGAAAAGTCGTACTGTAATGTACTGCCTTCGCTATCTTCACCTTCGTGTATATCTTCCTCTTCGACTTCATCAACGCCGTGTAAGAGTGCATCAATTTCGTCTTGGGATAATAAATCGCTCACACTAGCCCCTTATTGCATCACAAAGCCGGTAAACAATACCCGCTCAATTACTTTAGTGCCTTCAACATCATTTAACGCAGCTTGCACTTTTTCAAGCGCAGTAAAGCGTAATGTCTCTTTGCCCGCACTTGTGCTGAGCTCATCAGCTGTAGTGGTTGAAAACACGCTTAATAAGGTGCCTTCAATTAAAGGAATGTGCTTTTTAGCAGTTTCTTCATTTACGTCGCCACGCACAAGTAATTGCACTTTAATTTGTACAATTCTATCTCTGCTCGACCCTGGTACATTAAAAACAAAGGGTCTTGGCATAGCAACATACAAAGCACTGCCCATTTCAGCTGAAGATCCTGAAGGAGCGGCCGAGTCGCTCTGCGCTGCGGTTGTTGTTTCTTCATCTAATGTTTCAACGGGTGCATCATCCCCCGCCATGAAAAAATAGCCTGCACCACCGCCAACAACAAGCAGCACTGCCACTATAATTATGATCAGCTTTTTTTTGCTTTTACCGGTTTCTTCTATTTCTAAACTTGTTTCTTCGGCCATTGTGATTCCTATTTTAGCAAAGGTACTTGCTTGTTTTAGTTATTATAATAGCAGTACTTAGGCATAGTAATCTATTGATGATGAAGTTTGTTGTCGAGAACTTTGTGGGTTAGCGCCATCTTGCTCATCATTTTGATCCTGCTGTGTATTTTTATTAGCCATTTGACCTTGCGAGTGTCCCTCGCCTTCATCGCTTTGCTCATTACCCGATTGCCCGTAAGAAATAGAGCTTTCGCCTAAATCAATGCCTTGTTCGGCTAGCATTTCACGCAAGCGTGGCATCGACTGCTCAAGCGCTTCTTTAGCTTGCTGATTTTGTACCACGAAATTTATTTGTGCTTGCTCAGCATCACTTCTGATACGAATTTGCATACTGCCCATTTCTGGCGGATCTAAGCGAATTTCTGCTTCTTTATTGCTAATACTAAGCATAGAAGAAACTCGCTCTTGAAGCATTTTGGCTGCATCACTTTTAACAATGTTAATAGCCTGCATCATACTTGCGTCTATATTTATTTGCTTAACCTGCGCGGAGCTGGTTTGTAATTGCTGCGACTGTATTGCTTGGCTTTCTAAAATAGACTGCTCATAACGCGCGTTGTCGTACTGAGTATTTATTTGTACCTGCGTGTTATTAATACCATCTGTTATCAACGAAAATACCTGAGCTACACGGGATAAACCAGTATTTGTTTTAGGCTCTTTGGGTAAGCTTTCCTGCTCGGCCTCTAAGGCATTTAACTCTTCTTTATTTACACCGTATTGCTCAATACTAGAGGGTGCTTGAGCATTAATCATGGCTTTATTTTGCGGTGTATTTGCATTCATTGCAGCATTACTGGCTTGCTGCGTATTTAAAGCCGCATTTGCAGAGCTCGACACACTTTGCGCTTTGCTCTCACTAAGCTGCGTATCAAGCATAGTTTGTAAGTTGTTTATTGTTTCATTTACTTTTTTGAGCGTATCACCTGTCGGTTGCTCGTCACTCACATAGCTTTTCAATTGGCTAAGTAGCGCCTGTTTTTCATCGCTATTTAAGTTTTTTAACTGAGATTGAACTAGCTCACCGCGCGTGCTTGTCTCTTTTTCGTTTTGTACTACAAACTCTGTAAGTAATTGTTTAACGGCGCTTGCACGATCATCACCTTCACTTGGCGTGGTTTCAGTAAATGAGCTTTTAACTAGCTCGTTTAATTGTGCGCTTTGCGCTTCGCTTAATGAGTTAAGTACTTTAGATGTCGTTGGCAGCTGTGTCTGTGTAGATGAACGAGTCAGTTCTTTGGCTAATTGCTCTATGTCTGAATCGCTTATAGGCAGTACACCTTCAGCATTTAACGCAGTGCTTAACGCTTTTGTATTCTCAGCACTTTTACCTTCAGTATTTATAGGAACTGCGCTGCTATTAGTTTTATTGATTTGTGTTTGCACCGCTTCTGCTATTGGGTTTTTAGCAGCACTACTTGCTAGGCTCTCATTTTTTAAAGAAGAGGCTAAATTTTCTCCAGCGCTTTGTTTAGCTGCTTTAGCTTCTAGCTCGGCGTTTGTAAACGCGCTTTTTTTGCCGTTGCTATTATTATCAGCTAAAAGAGTATCATCGACTTTAGTCGTTATGGCATCAGCATCATCAGTTTCACCTAATTGCGAAGCTAAAAAGCTCACACTTTTATCACTCTTTTTTGCACTTAAATCGCTAAAGTCACTATCGCTACTGCCGTGTTTTTTCACACTTACGTCAATCACTTGCGAGGAGTTTATTTGTGCTAAAACGCTGTCACCAGATAATAACGTATCTTGCGTGTCATCACTTGATGAACCATTGACTAGCTGCTTATCATCAGTTGGCAATAAAGAACCAGCTTGGCTAGGAGCCTCAGAATTGGCAGGCAATGCGAAAGGTTTGTCTGCATCTTGTAGTTGGCTTAAAAAAGCATCGCCAGATTCGTTACCTGCAGGTAAGTTATTGTCTTTAAATGCTAAAAAAGAGTCTTTTTCAGCTGTTGCCAACATTGAAATATCGTTTATTGCCATAATTCACCTACACAGCACTGCGGCAAGTTGCCACCGCACTTTGCCAAAATTAATTACCACCTACCAACAAAGCAATAAACGCGCCAAAGTTATAAACTTTTACGGCGCTGAAAAAATTGATTAGCAGAAAACTCGTCCAGCATTTTTTGTTCACTCTTTGCCATTAACGACGCCGCTTTTAGGTTTTGTTTTTCAATTAATTTTGCTACGGCTTTTGCTTTTACCTGCTGCTTTAACCACAAAGCTTTACGCTGTGTTACAACTTGTTTAGCGGTATTTACCGTACTGGCTTGTTGGCGAATCGCTTCTTCAATTTTTGCTATAAAGGCATGGTACTGGCCAAAGCCCGCGCTTGATAAACCGGACTTTCCTTTCACATGTAATTGCTGAGAGTATTCTAATCTAAAGTTATTTAACCCTTGCAGCTTTTGTTGGTTAGCTTGTAAATTTTGATTGGCTTGTAAGTAGCTCATGCGCAGATTTTCTTCTTTGTCGTTTTCGAGCTTAAGCAGTAAATCGAGCTTATTTTTTGCCATTATGCTTGTCCTAGTAATTGGGCTAGGCCGTGTAAACCATCATCGTAACTTATTACATCGCGCATACCTTGTTGTAAAAACGCATTAACACGCGGCATCATATTAATAGCTTGATCAAGCATTTGGTCAGCCCCTTTTTGATATGCACCTAGGGTGATCATATCTTTATTTTGCTGATACATTGAATACACTTGTTTTAATACTCGAGCTTGTTGCATATGAGGCTCAGACACCACTTGCGGCATAACACGAGAAATTGATTTTTCGATGTCTATTGCGGGGTAGTGACCGCTATCGGCTAAATCTCGCGAGAGTACAATATGCCCATCTAAAATTGCACGTGCTGCATCGGCTATTGGGTCTTGCATATCATCGCCCTCACTAAGCACTGTAAAAAACGCAGTAATAGACCCTTGCCCTTCACCACCATTACCCGCTCGTTCCACCAGCGCCGGTAATTTGGCAAATACAGAAGGCGGATAGCCTTTTGTCGCAGGCGGTTCGCCAACCGCTAGCGCGATTTCGCGTTGCGCCATGGCGTAACGGGTTACTGAATCAAGCAATAACAATACGTTTAAACCTTGATCACGAAAGTACTCTGCAATGGTCACCGCGCTTTCACAGCCTTTTAAGCGCATAAGGGGCGATGCATCAGCAGGAGCGGCTACAACAACTGAGCGTTTGCGCCCTTCTACACCGAGTATCTCTTCAATAAATTCTTTTACCTCTCGGCCACGCTCACCCACTAGGCCAACCACAATAACATCGGCTTCACTGCCGCGGGTCATCATCCCTAAGAGGACCGATTTACCAACACCAGAGCCTGCAAACAAACCCATACGCTGGCCTTGCCCTACAGTAATAACTGAGTTTATAGCCCGTACACCTACATCCATAGGTTGACTAATGGGTCTTCTAGCGAGGGGATTTATGGGGTTTTGTGCAAACTTTAAATAGTGTTCGGCGTTAATTTTCCCCAGGCCGTCAAGCGGTCGGCCTAAACCATCCACTACACGGCCGAGTAGGCTCATACCAACAGGCAAACCGGTATCATTTACTTGTGGAATAACACGCGCACCAGGTAACACACCAGAAATATGATCATTAGGCATCAAATATAGTGTTTGCTCACTAAAGCCCACCACTTCGGCATCTACAAAGCCTGACATAGTTTCTATTTTGCATTGACTGCCTACAGGCGCACGCAGCCCTTTCGCCTCAAGGGTTAAACCGACGACTCGGGTTAAAATACCCGCTACAGCAGGTTTAAACGCTGCGATATGGTGTTGGTATTGATTTAAGCGTTCGCTTAGAGGTGCACGTTGAGCTGCCATAACACGCCACAAAAAAGATTAGATACCGCTATTATGCAAAAAGCTATCCAACGTTTCTTTGACACGAGTTTTTAGGGTCATATCTAAAGAGGATTGTGGCGTTTTAACTTCGCAACCGCCTCGTTCAAGGGTTGGCTCTGCAATGAGCTGCCAATTATTATCTGTAATAGTTTGCTCACCATAGCTTTGCTTTACCAGTTCTAGGTCATCTGGGTTTAAATGCACGCGAACTTTTCCTTGTTCAGTATTGAGTGCATCTATGCTTTTTTTAAGCGTATGTAAAATAACTTCGGGCGATGTTTTAATTTCCTGATAGGTTATAGCCTCAGCCAACATAACAGCTAATTGCACTAAGTGCTTTTCTGCCAGTTCGTCCACTTTATCAAGCGGAGCACTAAGGTTGTCGATTATGCTACGTAAGCTGGTTAACTGCTCTTCTATTAGCGGTTTTACGTCTTCTTGGCCTTGTGTTTTACCAAGCTCTACGCCTTCTTTGTAACCTGCTTCTTTGCCCTCGCCAACCCCTTTTTCAAAGCCATCTATGTAGCCTTGTTCGTGTCCTTGCTTTAAGCCTTCTTCATAAGCATCTTGCCTAATGCGCTCAAGCTCAGCCATAGTTAGAGAAGGCAGCTCAGGTTCTTGCGGCTGCTCGTCCTCTATGGCCTCTTCTTCAACTTCTTTTTTATATAAATCAGAAAGCGGTGTGCCAAAAGCCGTTGAACGGTTGCCAAAACTACGTTCATCAGGAGCAACATCCGGTATTGGCCAATTTTTTAAAAGCTCATCTGCTTCATCTGCATGCAAAGGGCGACCTTTTAATTTAGACATAGCTTACAGGAACTCCTCGCCGCCACCGCCGCCTAATTGAATCTCACCCGAGTCTGATAGACGCCTTGCTGTTGAAAGTACTTCTTTTTGGGCTGCTTCTACTTCACTTATTCTAACCGGTGCCATAGCTTCTAAGTCATCAGCAAGCATTTCGGCTGCACGTTTAGACATATTACCCAAAATTTTATCTTTAAGCGCTTCATCAGTCCCTTTAATGGCTTTCATTAGTACGTCTTGCTGTACTTCACGCAGTATGGCTTGAATACCGCGATCATCCACATCCATAAGGTTTTCAAATACAAACATAAGATCTTGAATTTGCTGAGACATTTCTTCATCGTGTTCACGAATAGAGTCCATCAACTGGCCTTCTACATTAGTATCTAGGTAGTTCATGATATCTGCCGCGGCTTTTAAGCCACCCATTTTAGCGGCTTGTGCACCTGCTTGGCCGGCAAATTGTTTTTCCATAATTTCGTTAAGTTCTTGCAAGGCTGCTGGTTGCACTTCTTCAAGGTTAGCAATACGCATGGTTAAATCTAGGCGCACTTTTTCAGGAAACTGCGCGAGGATTTCTGCCGATTGCTCCGGTTCTAGATACGATAAAACAATAGTTTGAATTTGCGGGTGCTCATTACGAATAATATTAGCCACTTGCTTTGAGTCCATCCATTTAAGTGAATCTAAGCCTTTAGCGCCCGAACCCATTACAATTTGGTCTATTAAGCTTGCGGCTTTATCTTCACCTAATGCGGCGGTAAGCGCCTTTTTAATAAAGTCTTCTGACTGGAAGCCAATTGTACTAAAGCTTTGTATTTGCTCTATAAACAAGTTATGAACTGCACTTATTTTTGATTGTGACAAATCATCTAGCGCAGCCATTGCCATACCCACTTTTTGCACTTGCTTTGGCTCTAAGTGTTTAAGTATTTGCGCTGCGTCTTCTTCTGATAAGCTCAATAAAAGAATCGCGGCTTTATCTACGCCATCTAACTTGTCAACATCAAACGCTGGCGGGAGTTGTTTTTGTTCTTGATCAGTCATCTTCTGTTAACCACGCTTTCACTACTTGTGATGAGAGTTCCGGTTCGTTCGCTACAAGTGCTCTTACCGCTTTGAGCAAATCTTCGTCGCCATGTAAGTCTGGCAGCTGCAGTGTACCATCACTTGAGAAGCCAACAGCAGCAGAATCAAAATCTTTATTTAGCATATCTAGCGTGCTATCGCCAATATCAACACCAGAGCTTAATGCATCTTCATCGTATTCTTCAAGCGTGTCATCTGGGTAGATTAAGCGCTTAAGCATAGGCTTAACAACTGCCATGATTAATACAATAATAACTAAAGCACCAAGCACAAGACGGATGATTTTCATAAACCAGTCTTGCTCCCACAGCGGCACTTCTAAGTCTAAATCAACCGCTTCACGCACAAATGGCACGGTTACTACTTCTAGTGCATCGCCACGTTGCATATCAAAGCCAACACCACCTTGTAATAAACGACGTATATTTGACAAAGCTTCTACTGAGCGTGGTGCCATGGTTGTTTCGCCGTTTTCACCTACTTTCGGGACGTAATCAACAGCTACCGAGACACTAATTCTGCGAATAACCCCTGTTTGTTGGCGCTTATGCGAAATAGTGGTGTCTAGTTCAAAGTTACGCGTGGCTTCTTTATGCACTCGGCTTGGATTGGTTGCCGTGCCTGCATTACCTTGCCCTGCCACCTCTGGAATAGTTGAATTCACAGGTGGTTGATTAGTGAGTGCCCCAGGAATACCTACCGCTAAGCCACCTATGTTGTTTTCTTCAAATGTAGTTTCGCTTCTTACCGCAGGTAAGTCTGGGTTGTAACGCTTTTGTGTTTCTTCTACTGAGCTAAAGTCCATATTTAAATCAACTTGCGCTGTGTAGTTACCTAAGCCGACTACAGGAATAAGAATACTGTCTATTTTTTCTAGATACTCTTGCTCACGCTTTCTCTCAATGTCGTATTCTTTACGCGAGCGCGCAGCTAATGAGTCTTGTGAACCTGAATTAAGTAGACGGCCATTTTGATCTGTTACCGTCACACGTGCAGGCTCTAGTCCTTGCACAGCAGAGGCAATCATATCAACTACTGAATCAATTTCTTCGCCATCAAGCGTACGCCCACGTTTAAGAGTCAATACCACTGTGGCTGATGGCTTTTTCTCTCTACGGGCAAATACGTTTTCTTTGGGTATAGCGAGTAAAACTTTAGCGCGCGTTACGTTGTTTAGCTCTTCTATGGTGCGGGCAAGTTGTTGCTCGCGGCCATGCTTTAAGCGCTCTCGCTCTAATCGTTGGCTCACACCAAAGCCCATATCTTGCATTATGATATCGGTGCCTGAGGCCGGGCCTTGCTCTAAGCCTTCACGAGCCATCAGCAATTTAATATTTTGGTACTCGCTTTCATCAACCGAAATTACGTTGCCGTCTAGCTCGTAGTCAATTTTTTGTGCATCTAAAAAATCAAGGGTTTGGATCAGCTCTTCTGTTGGCATTTTACCAAGTGGACGCATATCGGGTTGGCGCGCCCAAATAATCACAAATATGGCAATAGCTAAACAAATAGCCAGCGCAATAATTAGGGTGACTTGGCGAAGCACATCAACACCATTTAAGGCGCTTAAGTAGCCCGACTTTTGTTCTTGTTGCTCGTTGTCTTCGCTTTGGTCAATACCGCCGCCAGCAAGAGCAAGATCTGTTGATTGATTAGATTGCGCCACAATAATTCTCCACTACCTACTTAAACAGGCATGTTCATAATTTCTTGGTATGACTCAACAAGTTTATTTCTTACTTGTACTGTAGCCTCAAATGCCACTGACGATTTTTGTGAGGCAATCATTGCCTCAGCAAGCGATACACTTCTGTCACCCATTTCAACAGCCACTACTTTTTGTTTGGCATCTTGTTGTAAGCCATTAACCGTATTTAATGCATCGCTTAGTAAGTCACCAAATTGAGCAGATGACGTTGGCTGAGCTTGAGTTGGTAGCTTATTAATTTGATTTGTATGGCCTGCTTCTAAAGCCATTGATTGCATTTCTTGAAATAGCGCGCTGTTTTGAATTTTCATAATTTTCTCTGGCAAATGCAGTTAACGTTCATAAAAGGATTAAAGCACAAAGCGTGCCATAAAAATAAACCTTTAATTACAAATAGTTAACTTCAATTTTATAGAGTCAGAGATTTGACAACCCTAAACTAAGCGAGGTTAGTTTAGGGTTATTTATAGAGGAGGAGTAAATTTATGCGGGTAGTGAAATACCTAAATCGCGCATTTGCGCTAGTTTATAACGTAAAGTACGCGGGCTGATCCCAAGTGTTTGTGCAACATCTTTACGTTTACCTTGGCAGCGCGCGAGGGTTTCTAAAATTATTTTATGCTCTTTATCTTTTAACTCATCTTTATAGCTGCCAGTATCAACACTTGGCAGTGAGCTACTCGTCTCTAGAGGCGTTATTTTGTCATCATAATATGCGCCACTGGGGGTAGGTGCTCGTTCCGGCACTATCTCCTGTGTAGGCATACTGTTAACTGGCATTTGCATCAAGTTTTCAATAAAAATGGCTTGCTCGCCAATTACATTGCCCGTTCGCAAAATAAGCGCACGTTGAATTACATTATCAAGCTCGCGTACGTTACCAGGCCATGCGTGGCTTAGTAACTTTTGTTCTGCAGCACTATCGAGCGTTGCTAGTGGCTCTTTATTTTTAACCAAATGGCGCTCTATTAAATGTTTTGCCAATACTATTATATCGCCTGGGCGCTCACAGAGCGGTCGCCACATTAGTGGAAACACATTTAAACGATAATATAAGTCTTCTCTAAATTGGTTGTCTGCAACGGCTTCTTTTAAATCGCGGTTACTGGTTGCGAGTACTCTTACGTCGAGTGAAATTGTTTTTCGGGCACCTAAACGCTCAACTTCACGCTCTTGCAATACCCGTAATAGCTTAGCTTGAAGCCCTAAGTCCATTTCGGTTATTTCATCAAGTAATATAGTGCCGCCCTGGGCTTGCTCAAATTTACCTGGGCATGCTTGTATTGCACCGGTAAAGGCGCCTTTTTCATAGCCAAATAAAGTGGCCTCAAGCATATTTTCGGGAATAGCCGCACAATTTATTGCCACAAAAGGCGCATCGCATCGGTTTGACTTATCGTGAATATATCGCGCTAATACCTCTTTACCTGAGCCGCTAGGGCCAAGTACCATAACGCTTGCATCTGAGCGCGCTACTTTACTTGCAAGCTCTAATAGTTGAATGCTACTAGGATCGGCTACGATTGGGCCATCAGTGTCTTTAGGTTTTTCGGGTAAATAGCGACTAACCATATTTAACAACACTTCAGGGGCAAAGGGTTTAGCCATATAGTCAATGGCGCCTAAGCGCATAGCCTCTACTGCATCATCAATCGTTGCGTAGGCTGTCATCATTAATACAGGCAGCTCTGGGTAGTTAAGTTTAATGCTTCTGAGTAAATCTAGGCCGCTCATTGTGCCCATTTGCACATCGCTGACCACTAATGAAAACTCAGACTTTTTTAACTGGATCATGGCTTGCTCAGCACTATCAGCTGCAACGCAGGCAATACCCGACATTTCTAACGTGTCTATGAGTGCTTCTCTTAAGCCTGCATCATCTTCAACTACTAATATAGTATTGCTCATGCTGTTTTCTCCTGCGTTGAGGCCGTGCATAT
The genomic region above belongs to Pseudoalteromonas sp. MM1 and contains:
- the fliE gene encoding flagellar hook-basal body complex protein FliE, with the translated sequence MKIQNSALFQEMQSMALEAGHTNQINKLPTQAQPTSSAQFGDLLSDALNTVNGLQQDAKQKVVAVEMGDRSVSLAEAMIASQKSSVAFEATVQVRNKLVESYQEIMNMPV
- a CDS encoding sigma-54 dependent transcriptional regulator, which gives rise to MSNTILVVEDDAGLREALIDTLEMSGIACVAADSAEQAMIQLKKSEFSLVVSDVQMGTMSGLDLLRSIKLNYPELPVLMMTAYATIDDAVEAMRLGAIDYMAKPFAPEVLLNMVSRYLPEKPKDTDGPIVADPSSIQLLELASKVARSDASVMVLGPSGSGKEVLARYIHDKSNRCDAPFVAINCAAIPENMLEATLFGYEKGAFTGAIQACPGKFEQAQGGTILLDEITEMDLGLQAKLLRVLQEREVERLGARKTISLDVRVLATSNRDLKEAVADNQFREDLYYRLNVFPLMWRPLCERPGDIIVLAKHLIERHLVKNKEPLATLDSAAEQKLLSHAWPGNVRELDNVIQRALILRTGNVIGEQAIFIENLMQMPVNSMPTQEIVPERAPTPSGAYYDDKITPLETSSSLPSVDTGSYKDELKDKEHKIILETLARCQGKRKDVAQTLGISPRTLRYKLAQMRDLGISLPA